A genomic window from Onychostoma macrolepis isolate SWU-2019 chromosome 22, ASM1243209v1, whole genome shotgun sequence includes:
- the LOC131530294 gene encoding SLAM family member 5-like, with protein sequence MLHTLVLFCSFCLCWLSLMGMFGTKTNEIMSVMEGNTVTLNTDTDFEKHEDDILWTFGAEKYQIALIQRKKRIFSTSDDVPDGRFRDRLKLDDQTGSLTITNITIQHAGLYQLDISGANLKSKTFSVSVYARLPVPVISSNSSQCSSSSSSSQQNCSLLCSAVNVGHVTLSWYKGPSLLSSISVSDLSISLSLPLEVEYQDKNTYSCVLNNPISNQTTHLDISQLCHTCSTLDPHSPSQQDSPLKMLVSAASGSLLILAAVGIFWISWKCRRTDQEVQNCDEEITYAETTFYKRNTCKLKVKEENHVEYVPVVMR encoded by the exons ATGCTTCACAcacttgttttgttctgttcgTTCTGTTTGTGCTGGCTGAGTCTGATGG GCATGTTTGGgactaaaacaaatgaaataatgtcagtgatggagggaaaTACTGTTACTCTAAACACTGACACTGACTTTGAAAAACACGAAGACGACATATTGTGGACATTTGGAGCTGAAAAGTATCAAATAGCTTTAATTCAAAGAAAGAAGCGAATCTTCTCTACATCTGATGATGTTcctgatgggagattcagagacagactgaagctggacgatcaaactggatctctgaccatcacaaacatcacaataCAACATGCGGGACTCTATCAACTTGATATTAGTGGAGCAAATTTGAAatcaaaaacattcagtgtttctgtctatg CTCGTCTGCCGGTTCCTGTCATCAGCAGTAACTCTTCACAatgttcttcatcatcatcttcatcacagcagaattgttcattgttgtgttcagcagtgaatgtgggtcatgtgactctctcctggtacaaaggacccagtttattgtccagcatcagtgtgtctgatctcagcatcagtctctctctacctctggaggtggaatatcaggataaaaacacctacagctgtgtgctcaacaatcccatcagcaaccagaccacacatctggacatcagtcaACTCTGTCACACATGTTCAA CACTGGACCCACACTCTCCTTCACAACAAGACTCACCTCTAAAAATGCTGGTCTCTGCTGCTTCTGGATCTCTGTTGATATTAGCTGCAGTCGGGATCTTCTGGATCAGCTGGAAATGTAGAAGAACTGATCAAGAAG TTCAGAATTGTGATGAAGAAATAACTTATGCTGAAACAACATTCTACAAAAGAAACACATGCAAATTG AAAGTTAAAGAGGAGAATCACGTGGAGTATGTACCCGTCGTCATGAGATGA